Proteins encoded in a region of the Zonotrichia albicollis isolate bZonAlb1 chromosome 22, bZonAlb1.hap1, whole genome shotgun sequence genome:
- the LOC141731400 gene encoding uncharacterized protein LOC141731400: MSPCARIPPCIPNCIPLVCIPLAPRHSLSPHPACISPQPPCITLHPCIPLWSARPAPFISRAPHTSPALPTRPARLLHPLPLSLIQLTAPTASSTAPHPASLPWPASPCTPSSLHPPHTPKCPRAAPVPPASPPHPQIFPVPPVQPPSPPFFLVLPPNCIPPYTPKSPPSSLSRTVQPACIPVCPPRSLLCLLSPLHWAPHTSPHTPRTCTPLQPLCTPLCVPHSSPTLHPLCSPMGCACPSTLCTHLCSPASPSTPPASLSDPHSSPSTLPASLCVLLHPPSPTLHPTVPQDTPALILLSPQAPTTHPIPRHPAWMPWCSHPAPLHPPCTLCPHPIPLPHPAPTVCPHPTLPCCQPWGHGCPDLEPLGDRWVWDGIHPRAQGFHRGCCRGWQGRAGRVTALSPGVPR; encoded by the coding sequence ATGTCCCCGTGTGCCCGCATCCCCCCCTGCATCCCCAACTGCATCCCTCTGGTCTGCATCCCCCTTGCGCCCCGAcattccctgtccccccatCCAGCCTGTatctccccacagcccccctgcatcaccctccatccctgcatccccctCTGGAGCGCCCGTCCCGCACCTTTCATCTCCCGTGCCCCCCACACGTCCCCTGCGCTCCCCACACGTCCCGCACGCCTCTTgcaccccctgcccctctcactCATCCAGCTCACAGCACCAACTGCATCCTCCACTGCACCCCACCCTGCATCACTCCCCTGGCCTGCATCCCCCTGCACCCCATCCAGCCTGCATCCTCCCCACACCCCCAAATGTCCCCGTGCAGCCCCTGTTCCCCCTGCATCCCCTCCGCACCCCCAGATCTTCCCTGTTCCCCCAGTTCAGCCTCCATCCCCCCCATTCTTCCTTGTACTGCCACCCAACTGCATTCCCCCCTACACCCCCAAATCTCCTCCATCCTCCTTGTCAAGAACTGTGCAGCCAGCCTGCATCCCTGTCTGCCCCCCCAGATCTCTGCTATGCCTTCTTTCCCCCCTGCACTGGGCCCCTCATACCTCCCCACACACCCCAAGAACTTGCACCCCCCTGCAGCCACTCTGCACCCCTCTGTGTGTCCCCCATTCATCCCCCACTCTGCACCCCCTGTGTTCCCCCATGGGCTGTGCgtgccccagcaccctctgCACCCATCTATGCTCTCCTGCATCCCCCAGCACCCCTCCAGCATCCCTCTCTGACCCCCATTCAtcccccagcacccttccagcatCCCTGTGTGTCCTTCTGCATCCTCCATCACCCACTCTGCACCCCACTgtcccccaggacaccccagcaCTCATCCTGCTGTCCCCCCAGGCACCCACCACTCATCCCATACCCCGCCATCCTGCCTGGATGCCTTGGTGCTCCCATCCTGCCCCTCTTCACCCTCCCTGCACTCTGtgcccccatcccatcccgcTGCCCCATCCTGCACCCACCGTGTgcccccatcccaccctgccctgttgccagccctggggccatGGGTGCCCCGACCTTGAGCCGCTGGGGGATCGATGGGTGTGGGATGGAATTCACCCCCGGGCACAGGGATTTCATCGCGGCTGCTGCCGTGGGTGGCAGGGCCGGGCTGGCCGGGTGACAGCGCTGTCCCCTGGTGTTCCCCGC